The following is a genomic window from Desulforhopalus sp..
ACATACTCCAAATAATCTTATGATTTTGCCATTGTGCACAACATTTGACACGTTTGAGGTAGAAAAAATGAATCCACGTGTCATTGCGCTTATAATCATACTGTTTTTTACACTTATTAATTGCTGTGCTCCTGCTCCATTTGTGCTAATTGGTGAAGATACCTATACAATCTCGCAGACATCGTCCGGTGGCGTGTTTAAGTCTATGAGTTCTTTAAGGACCGAGGTTATTAGTAGGGCAAATGAATTTGCGAAGAGCAAGGGTAAATTGGCTGTGGCAGTCGCAGAAAAGGAATCACCTTCTTACCCTGGCCATATGCCTAGCTTTACTTATACATTTCGATTGGTCTCAGGTTTAGGAGGTGTCCGTAATACTGATAACTC
Proteins encoded in this region:
- a CDS encoding SHOCT domain-containing protein, translating into MNPRVIALIIILFFTLINCCAPAPFVLIGEDTYTISQTSSGGVFKSMSSLRTEVISRANEFAKSKGKLAVAVAEKESPSYPGHMPSFTYTFRLVSGLGGVRNTDNSDSNRAVPKDFHDKLLKLDDLRTKGIITQTEFEEQKAKILSGI